From Pseudomonadota bacterium, one genomic window encodes:
- a CDS encoding VWA domain-containing protein, whose translation MRGLTELSACGVRTAGVLAIAGLGVLCACSGGGAGNAGPLLPPNVIGASGSGSFAGFGGGLSPPFAGQGAGAGAGLAGAGGSLVPFAGNGATAGLTGSAGLGGPLAGSGGGLAGFTGTAGLGLAGNAGGTAGGVSMPPVCAGVYVEATHSPVDLYVMLDRSGSMDTAIGNESSTTKWEAVTAALRSFVSDPRSIGVGVGLQYFPHPDSGQRCEAASYASPAVPIGELPFNTNPLVVSLGSVNPSGSTPMGPALTGATQQVAHRLRLHPERTAVAVLVTDGEPTSCSPTELSGLQAIATQALQSIPSARTFVIGVYASDEVMAQADMRALAASGGGQALIAVVGQDLTAQFLQSLQAIRGAALQSCEFQIPPSNMPNRPLDYLKVNVVSTNSFGQQTMPYVANPLNCLGAPNGWYYDIDPMLGGIPARIIICDPGCAALRMNQGTASVSIQVGCATLGPQ comes from the coding sequence GTGCGTGGATTGACGGAACTCAGCGCTTGCGGTGTCCGAACGGCAGGTGTGTTGGCGATTGCCGGCCTGGGGGTGTTGTGCGCTTGCTCCGGCGGGGGCGCGGGCAATGCTGGACCCCTGCTGCCACCCAACGTGATCGGCGCGTCTGGTTCTGGCAGCTTCGCTGGATTCGGCGGTGGTCTGTCACCGCCGTTCGCCGGCCAAGGCGCCGGCGCGGGGGCAGGTTTAGCTGGCGCTGGCGGCTCCCTGGTGCCTTTTGCTGGTAACGGCGCCACGGCAGGGCTCACCGGCAGCGCAGGCTTGGGTGGGCCCTTGGCCGGCAGCGGCGGGGGCCTGGCAGGGTTCACCGGCACTGCAGGCTTGGGCTTGGCCGGCAACGCAGGCGGCACGGCAGGAGGCGTTTCGATGCCGCCCGTGTGCGCGGGCGTGTACGTGGAGGCCACGCACTCGCCGGTCGACCTGTACGTGATGCTGGATCGGTCGGGCTCGATGGACACGGCCATCGGGAACGAAAGCTCGACCACCAAGTGGGAGGCCGTCACGGCAGCCCTGCGAAGCTTCGTCAGCGATCCGCGCTCGATCGGCGTGGGCGTGGGCCTGCAGTATTTCCCGCATCCCGACTCGGGCCAGCGTTGCGAGGCGGCGAGCTACGCCTCGCCGGCGGTTCCGATCGGGGAGCTGCCCTTCAACACCAACCCGCTCGTGGTGTCGCTGGGATCGGTCAACCCGAGCGGCTCGACCCCGATGGGCCCGGCGCTGACCGGAGCCACTCAGCAGGTGGCCCACAGGCTCCGGCTGCACCCCGAGCGCACGGCGGTGGCGGTGCTGGTCACCGACGGCGAGCCCACCAGCTGCAGCCCGACCGAGCTCAGCGGACTGCAGGCGATCGCGACGCAAGCCCTGCAGAGCATTCCCTCGGCCCGCACCTTCGTCATCGGCGTCTATGCCTCGGACGAGGTCATGGCCCAGGCCGACATGCGGGCGCTCGCGGCTTCGGGTGGCGGCCAGGCTCTGATCGCGGTGGTGGGTCAAGATCTCACCGCGCAGTTTCTACAGTCGCTGCAGGCGATTCGCGGGGCGGCGCTTCAGAGCTGCGAGTTTCAGATCCCGCCCTCCAACATGCCCAATCGACCGCTCGACTACCTCAAGGTCAACGTCGTATCCACCAACAGCTTTGGCCAGCAGACCATGCCCTACGTGGCCAACCCCTTGAACTGCCTGGGAGCACCAAACGGCTGGTATTACGACATCGACCCCATGCTAGGCGGCATCCCGGCGCGCATCATTATTTGCGACCCGGGCTGCGCGGCGCTCAGGATGAACCAAGGTACGGCCTCGGTCAGTATTCAGGTGGGCTGCGCGACCCTAGGACCGCAATAG